A portion of the Stigmatella aurantiaca DW4/3-1 genome contains these proteins:
- a CDS encoding immunoglobulin-like domain-containing protein, which translates to MLLPPTAPSFQAELKWEWTGSTTQPDSRQVMATPVVVDVNQDGTPDVVFSSFSGSNSQTNGLLRALNGATGAELWTVTNPAYRVRGSAQIAAGDIDHDGKVELCAVPEDGIGVLCFEHDGTFKFRTTGSTNSWGGPSLADLDGDGNVEILNGNHVFTSTGALKWTGSDGTGGHSSFGPISFAADLDGDGLQEVINGRSIYEHDGALRCTHPDMGQGLAGVGNFDADPAGEVVIVSGGIVALMDSDCTPKWRVSLQGGGAGGAPTIADFDHDGQPEIGVAGSARYTVIETDGTVKWTSPIQGSNLGAASSSAFDFDGDGKTEIIAADQTRLRIYDGQTGAVRVSLTHSSAIAFENAIAVDVDGDNHAELVVPSNNSTISGVAGIRVYREKTGAWVNTRRIWNQHAYSVTHVNSDGTLPAHPATNWLSKGLNTFRANTQGNGVNPFAVPDLTLTALALACDLPGAPPRIVATVLNQGDASAPAGTPISFYRGSPSTGGTLLGVAGLASPLPAGASVEVGLETTATSQTEPYFARADDNGSNEGVVTECREDNNSLSKDLRLRCGDDNLAPVAMCKDVTLKADARTCRATYSATSAPVDNGSYDPDDYPLPLTRNYSPSTGVFGPGSQTITLTVSDGLSSAVCTAALKVVDVTPPELTLAGPSFLELNCGDALPQDVTASDTCVGDLTARLQVHGFHSMKPNSEVTYSVTDDAGNQATSPVRIVKINDETLPSLTLRGEEVMALECGTSPYVDPGAVATDDCEGPLPVIKFNSGDDDGDGIPGKDDPDDHGPGPNTSAEGTYAVKYQVSDSWWHSAELTRTVVVKDTLPPTLTLNGPAEVTVTAGAGFSDPGASSSDLCYGNLDQAVVRTGTLNTDVPGIYTLTYTVQDSATPVPFTAQVTRKVTVVSAKKPVSTQAKTARAGRTAQP; encoded by the coding sequence GTGCTCCTTCCTCCCACCGCCCCCAGCTTCCAGGCCGAGTTGAAGTGGGAGTGGACGGGCAGCACCACCCAGCCGGACTCCCGGCAAGTGATGGCCACCCCCGTGGTGGTGGATGTAAACCAAGATGGCACCCCGGACGTCGTCTTCAGCTCCTTCTCCGGCAGCAACTCGCAAACCAACGGCCTGCTGCGCGCGCTGAATGGGGCCACGGGCGCGGAGCTGTGGACGGTGACGAACCCCGCCTACCGCGTCCGGGGCTCGGCCCAGATCGCCGCGGGCGACATCGACCACGACGGCAAGGTGGAGCTGTGCGCCGTGCCCGAGGACGGCATCGGCGTCCTCTGCTTCGAGCACGACGGCACCTTCAAGTTCCGCACCACGGGCTCCACCAACTCCTGGGGAGGCCCGTCCCTGGCGGACCTGGACGGCGACGGAAACGTGGAGATCCTCAACGGCAACCACGTGTTCACCTCCACCGGCGCCCTGAAGTGGACGGGCAGTGATGGCACGGGGGGCCACAGCTCCTTCGGCCCCATCTCGTTCGCGGCGGACCTGGACGGGGATGGCCTGCAAGAGGTCATCAACGGCCGCAGCATCTACGAGCACGATGGCGCGTTGCGGTGCACCCACCCGGACATGGGCCAGGGGCTCGCGGGCGTAGGCAACTTCGATGCCGATCCCGCCGGCGAGGTGGTCATCGTCTCGGGCGGCATCGTGGCGCTGATGGACAGCGACTGCACGCCCAAGTGGCGCGTGAGCCTGCAAGGCGGCGGCGCCGGGGGCGCGCCCACGATCGCGGACTTCGACCACGATGGCCAACCCGAAATTGGCGTGGCGGGCAGCGCTCGCTACACGGTGATTGAAACGGACGGCACCGTGAAGTGGACCAGCCCCATCCAGGGCTCCAACTTGGGGGCGGCCAGCTCCTCGGCGTTCGACTTCGACGGGGACGGCAAGACGGAAATCATCGCCGCGGACCAGACGCGGCTGCGCATCTACGACGGGCAGACCGGCGCGGTGCGCGTGTCGCTGACGCACAGTTCGGCGATCGCCTTCGAGAACGCGATCGCCGTGGATGTGGACGGCGACAACCACGCGGAGCTCGTCGTGCCCTCCAACAACTCCACCATCTCGGGCGTGGCGGGCATCCGCGTGTACCGGGAGAAGACGGGCGCCTGGGTGAACACGCGCCGCATCTGGAACCAGCACGCCTACTCCGTCACCCATGTGAACAGCGACGGCACCCTCCCCGCCCACCCCGCCACCAACTGGCTCTCCAAGGGCCTCAACACCTTCCGCGCCAACACGCAGGGCAATGGCGTGAACCCCTTCGCGGTGCCGGATCTCACCCTCACGGCGCTCGCCCTGGCCTGCGATTTGCCCGGCGCTCCCCCCCGCATCGTCGCCACGGTCCTCAACCAGGGAGATGCGAGCGCGCCGGCAGGAACGCCGATCTCCTTCTACAGGGGCTCGCCCTCCACGGGCGGCACCTTGCTGGGCGTGGCCGGACTGGCGAGCCCACTGCCCGCGGGCGCCAGCGTGGAGGTCGGGCTGGAGACGACGGCCACCTCTCAGACCGAGCCGTACTTCGCCCGGGCGGATGACAACGGCTCCAACGAAGGGGTCGTGACGGAGTGCCGCGAGGACAACAACAGCCTGTCCAAGGACCTGCGGCTGCGGTGCGGCGACGACAACCTCGCGCCCGTGGCCATGTGCAAGGACGTCACGCTGAAGGCCGATGCGCGGACGTGCCGGGCCACTTACAGCGCCACGAGCGCGCCGGTGGACAACGGCAGCTATGATCCGGACGACTATCCCCTGCCGCTGACCCGGAACTACAGCCCCTCGACGGGGGTGTTCGGCCCCGGCTCGCAGACCATCACCTTGACCGTCTCGGACGGACTGTCCAGCGCCGTCTGCACGGCGGCCTTGAAGGTGGTGGACGTCACCCCGCCCGAGCTGACGCTGGCGGGCCCTTCGTTCCTGGAGCTGAACTGCGGCGACGCGCTGCCCCAGGACGTGACGGCTTCGGACACCTGCGTGGGAGATCTCACCGCGCGCCTCCAGGTGCATGGCTTCCATTCCATGAAGCCCAATTCCGAAGTCACCTACAGCGTGACGGACGACGCCGGCAATCAGGCCACCTCCCCCGTCCGCATCGTGAAGATCAACGATGAGACCCTCCCCTCGCTGACGCTGCGGGGCGAGGAGGTCATGGCGCTGGAGTGTGGCACGAGCCCCTATGTCGACCCAGGTGCCGTCGCCACCGACGACTGCGAGGGACCGCTTCCGGTCATCAAGTTCAACTCCGGGGACGACGATGGCGATGGCATCCCTGGCAAGGACGATCCCGATGACCACGGGCCAGGCCCGAACACCTCGGCCGAGGGCACCTACGCGGTGAAGTACCAGGTCTCCGACAGCTGGTGGCATTCCGCGGAGCTCACCCGCACCGTGGTGGTGAAGGACACCCTGCCTCCCACCCTGACGCTCAATGGCCCCGCGGAAGTCACGGTCACCGCCGGCGCGGGCTTCAGCGACCCGGGCGCGTCCTCGTCCGACCTCTGCTACGGCAACCTGGACCAGGCCGTCGTCCGCACCGGAACGCTGAACACCGATGTCCCGGGGATCTATACCTTGACGTACACCGTCCAGGACTCCGCCACCCCCGTGCCCTTCACCGCCCAGGTGACGCGCAAGGTGACCGTGGTCAGCGCCAAGAAGCCGGTGAGCACTCAGGCCAAGACCGCCCGCGCGGGGCGGACCGCCCAGCCGTAA
- a CDS encoding nucleotidyltransferase domain-containing protein, with amino-acid sequence MAPSLLDMFRNLTSFEPQRGSLRGAPWEDFVDWAIAQGLAPLAAYNLEYRLGGADAPEWARDRLLSVYQGTVNDNVMRLVYFKRLVSALEGRKLLLLGGVAFADSLYPHGGFRPVLEIQILLRRLDVEGFSGFLAQHEFRPEPEEEPSGATRVLSDGRTLIALFADVLGPERREDLKGLFERAHPQKLYGPSIFRPDLEDAVLLVCLEQARQGYQMPWLSFVDLRELVTGATWMEGLYSRPLNVEVLKERARAWRLERALYTSLSILARLYPQTAAPVEAALPPLRRATRELLNRLVVEPSSVAGRRAALRGTDRLRRLLTGQ; translated from the coding sequence ATGGCGCCCAGCCTGCTCGACATGTTCCGGAACCTGACCTCCTTCGAGCCGCAGCGTGGCTCGCTTCGCGGTGCACCGTGGGAGGACTTCGTGGACTGGGCCATCGCACAGGGGCTTGCCCCCCTGGCTGCTTACAATCTGGAGTATCGGCTGGGGGGCGCGGATGCACCGGAATGGGCGCGAGATCGGCTGCTTTCGGTTTACCAGGGCACCGTCAACGACAACGTGATGAGGCTGGTCTACTTCAAGCGGCTGGTGAGCGCGCTGGAGGGGCGCAAGCTGCTGCTGCTCGGAGGGGTGGCCTTCGCCGACTCGCTCTATCCACACGGTGGTTTTCGCCCGGTGCTGGAGATCCAGATCCTCTTGCGGCGGCTGGACGTGGAGGGCTTCTCGGGCTTCCTGGCGCAACACGAGTTCCGGCCCGAGCCGGAAGAGGAGCCCAGCGGCGCGACCCGGGTGCTGTCCGATGGGCGCACCCTCATCGCGCTCTTCGCGGACGTGCTGGGGCCCGAGCGGCGCGAGGATCTCAAGGGCCTCTTCGAGCGGGCGCACCCCCAGAAGCTCTATGGCCCGTCGATCTTCCGGCCGGACTTGGAGGACGCGGTGCTGCTCGTGTGCTTGGAGCAGGCGCGGCAGGGGTATCAGATGCCGTGGCTGTCCTTCGTGGACCTGCGGGAGCTGGTGACGGGGGCCACCTGGATGGAGGGGCTGTACTCGCGGCCGTTGAACGTGGAGGTGCTGAAGGAGCGCGCCCGGGCGTGGCGTCTGGAGCGGGCGCTCTACACCTCGCTGTCGATCCTCGCGCGGCTCTACCCGCAGACGGCGGCGCCGGTGGAGGCCGCCCTGCCGCCGCTGCGCCGGGCCACGCGCGAGCTGTTGAACCGGCTGGTGGTGGAGCCCTCGAGCGTGGCGGGCCGCCGCGCGGCGCTTCGGGGCACGGATCGGCTCCGCCGCCTGTTGACCGGGCAGTGA
- a CDS encoding UDP-glucose dehydrogenase family protein, whose product MRIAIIGTGYVGLVAGTCFADSGNEVTCVDIDARKIRLLQAGGMPLFEPGLEELIRKNVREQRLAFSTDLATAVGPAQVVFIAVGTPEGESGDADLQYVLAAAEGIGQALRQYTVVVDKSTVPVGTADKVAEVLARTARVEFDVVSNPEFLKEGAALEDFLKPDRVVIGTASERARRLMGELYAPFVRTENPILYMDARSAELTKYAANAMLATRISFMNDVAALCEKVGADVDFVRKAMGADRRIGYPFLFPGVGYGGSCFPKDVKALVATGREHGLELDLLRAVDRTNERQKKLLVTKALKHFGGSLAGRTFGVWGLSFKPKTDDMREAPSLEVIEGLLGKGAQVVAHDPVAERGARRYFGERIRYAALPYDALEGVDALCIVTEWNEFRHPDFERMKALMKTPVILDGRNIYDPERMRELGFTYLGIGRR is encoded by the coding sequence ATGCGCATCGCCATCATCGGCACAGGCTACGTGGGGCTCGTGGCGGGAACCTGCTTCGCGGACTCCGGCAATGAAGTCACCTGCGTGGACATCGACGCGCGGAAGATCCGCCTGTTGCAGGCAGGCGGAATGCCGCTCTTCGAGCCTGGGCTGGAGGAGCTGATCCGCAAGAACGTGCGGGAGCAGCGGTTGGCGTTCAGCACGGACCTGGCGACGGCGGTGGGCCCCGCCCAGGTGGTGTTCATCGCGGTGGGCACGCCCGAGGGGGAGTCCGGCGACGCGGATCTCCAGTACGTGCTGGCGGCGGCGGAAGGCATTGGCCAGGCGCTGCGCCAGTACACGGTGGTGGTGGACAAGAGCACGGTGCCCGTGGGGACGGCGGACAAGGTGGCGGAGGTGCTCGCCCGGACGGCGCGGGTGGAGTTCGACGTCGTCTCCAACCCGGAGTTCCTCAAGGAGGGGGCCGCGCTGGAGGACTTCCTGAAGCCGGACCGGGTCGTCATCGGGACGGCGTCCGAGCGGGCGCGCCGCCTCATGGGCGAGCTGTACGCGCCGTTCGTCCGCACGGAGAACCCCATCCTCTACATGGACGCGCGCTCGGCGGAGCTGACGAAGTACGCGGCCAACGCGATGCTGGCCACGCGCATCTCGTTCATGAACGACGTGGCGGCGCTCTGCGAGAAGGTGGGCGCGGACGTGGACTTCGTGCGCAAGGCGATGGGGGCGGACCGGCGCATCGGCTATCCGTTCCTCTTTCCGGGGGTGGGCTACGGCGGCTCGTGCTTCCCGAAGGACGTGAAGGCGCTGGTGGCCACGGGGCGGGAGCACGGCCTGGAACTGGACCTGCTGCGCGCGGTGGACCGCACCAACGAGCGGCAAAAGAAGCTGCTGGTGACCAAGGCGCTCAAGCACTTCGGCGGTTCGCTCGCGGGGCGCACCTTTGGCGTGTGGGGGCTCTCGTTCAAGCCAAAGACAGACGACATGCGCGAGGCGCCCTCGCTGGAAGTGATTGAAGGATTGCTGGGAAAAGGCGCGCAGGTGGTGGCGCATGATCCGGTGGCCGAGCGTGGGGCGAGGCGTTACTTCGGCGAGCGCATCCGCTACGCGGCGCTGCCCTATGACGCCCTGGAAGGCGTGGACGCGCTCTGCATCGTCACCGAGTGGAACGAGTTCCGGCACCCGGATTTCGAGCGCATGAAGGCGTTGATGAAGACGCCGGTCATCCTGGATGGACGCAACATCTACGATCCTGAGCGCATGCGCGAGCTGGGCTTCACCTACCTGGGCATCGGCCGGAGGTAA